The following are encoded in a window of Flavobacterium cupriresistens genomic DNA:
- a CDS encoding RagB/SusD family nutrient uptake outer membrane protein, whose translation MKKYIAFIFLGIFAFGCSDLEEHPVGIIRPDNFFNNTDDLQAAVNGSFANIAHNNYWGREFTIALMLRDDMSDIGDRTTQAARIDVNDFRMNDTNALVANFWPQSFIIIAAANQAIEGAKKTPGDPAKVNAIVAQAYFARAFTYYHLVRIFGDVPYIDFAVNEVSQVDKLSRTKEAVVYAKIIEDLEFAKKWLDDKPKVKAVPGKGTAAGYLASVYLTLGNYQKAYDEAKYVITNEAKFGLGLDADFQDLFNATKAATLKEPLFTIDFNNLTSGNYGQDYTAFFTGSLKDDSYSYGQGFSVAVPSLKVFNDWDQRDYRRAVSFDTIIRKKTGPGGALQIYPSSDNEKAPRPHIAKYYRFPGKAGANGRTSQHNYITMRYAEVLLTAAEALNEISPGTSEADGYVNRVRARARNKAGRQVSFPANVTPGLSKTDFRKMVVDERRLELAFEYIRWYDIKRLKNGPEVFGPNGFEPHANFDSNRDYLFALPGTELAINPNLAPNNPGY comes from the coding sequence ATGAAAAAATATATCGCTTTTATTTTCCTGGGAATATTCGCCTTCGGATGCTCTGATTTAGAAGAACATCCCGTAGGAATCATTCGTCCGGATAACTTTTTTAATAATACAGACGATTTGCAAGCTGCTGTAAATGGAAGTTTTGCCAACATAGCCCACAACAACTACTGGGGAAGAGAGTTTACCATTGCCCTGATGCTTAGAGATGATATGTCCGATATTGGAGACCGAACCACTCAGGCAGCAAGGATTGATGTAAACGATTTTAGAATGAACGACACCAATGCACTGGTTGCCAACTTCTGGCCACAATCGTTTATCATCATTGCCGCAGCCAATCAGGCGATCGAAGGCGCTAAAAAAACGCCCGGTGATCCTGCAAAAGTAAACGCCATTGTTGCTCAGGCTTATTTCGCACGAGCTTTTACTTACTATCATTTGGTTCGCATCTTTGGAGATGTTCCGTATATCGATTTTGCCGTAAACGAAGTTTCACAGGTCGATAAATTAAGCCGAACCAAAGAAGCAGTAGTATATGCCAAAATCATTGAAGATTTGGAATTTGCAAAAAAATGGCTGGACGACAAACCAAAAGTAAAAGCCGTTCCCGGAAAAGGAACTGCAGCAGGTTATTTGGCTTCGGTGTATTTAACTTTAGGAAATTATCAAAAAGCCTATGATGAAGCCAAATACGTTATTACCAATGAGGCAAAATTTGGTTTAGGGTTGGATGCCGATTTTCAGGATTTATTTAATGCTACAAAAGCAGCAACACTAAAAGAGCCTTTATTTACAATTGATTTTAACAACTTAACCTCCGGAAATTACGGTCAGGACTATACCGCCTTTTTTACAGGTTCCTTAAAAGATGACAGTTACAGTTACGGACAGGGGTTTTCTGTGGCTGTACCTTCTTTAAAAGTTTTTAACGACTGGGATCAGAGAGATTACAGAAGAGCGGTAAGTTTTGACACTATCATCAGAAAAAAAACAGGCCCGGGTGGTGCTTTGCAAATTTATCCGTCAAGCGATAACGAAAAAGCCCCACGCCCTCATATTGCCAAATACTATCGTTTTCCGGGTAAAGCAGGTGCTAACGGAAGAACTTCCCAACACAACTACATCACGATGCGTTATGCCGAGGTATTGCTAACGGCTGCTGAGGCTTTAAACGAAATTAGTCCGGGAACTTCAGAAGCGGATGGTTATGTAAACCGAGTGCGTGCCAGAGCCAGAAACAAAGCAGGCAGACAAGTTTCTTTTCCCGCAAATGTAACACCTGGATTATCTAAAACCGATTTCAGGAAAATGGTGGTTGATGAAAGAAGATTAGAATTGGCGTTTGAATACATTAGATGGTACGATATTAAAAGACTTAAAAATGGCCCTGAAGTATTTGGTCCAAATGGTTTTGAGCCTCACGCCAATTTTGATTCCAACAGAGATTATTTGTTCGCATTGCCGGGAACTGAGTTGGCGATAAATCCAAACTTAGCACCAAATAACCCTGGCTATTAA
- a CDS encoding SusC/RagA family TonB-linked outer membrane protein → MFTNQKIKSFKWCFLVLFLLGITIVNAQERKVTGKVTSSEDLLGLPGANVYIKGSSVGATADMDGNYAVFVSEKNAVLVFNFIGYQSVEIPVGNKTVVNISLKPDTKNLDEVIVIGYGTRKKSDITGSVSSVTAKELTAYPLLNAEQALQGRAAGVSVQSNNGGEPGAPIKIRVRGGTSINASGDALVVVDGFAGVSMPAPQDIASIEVLKDASATAIYGSRGSNGVIIVTTKKGKPGKPVIEFSNSTSVQSVNNKLDLLNADQFVAYRKSFTTHTAGPANTDWQDVIYRDGMISNNQLSFSGGSEKVRYYVSGNYFNQNGVVINSGIDKYSIVSNLEADLSDRFKVGLNTFQSKQNKEGIISQTGAGGTGAAGVIAAAYRFMPDQGIYKPDGSYTSTAPIGDDIDNPYATAMENVLETVSVVSRNNFFATYKITPDLEFKTTLGLSDSNSQTGRFIPSTLIAGKNIKGEASVSNNRNSSFLTENYLTYKKEIITKGILTVLGGYSYQKNKNETSFAASRGFLTNTNSYHNLGAGTVFLKPDSSLSETELISAFGRLNFDYDDKYLLTFTARRDGSSSFSKNYKYGTFPSGAIGWNIAKEQFLKDNKTISNLKLRASYGATGNPSIGAYSTLSRFSEIYDVSGDVIVNAVQLTSLDNPNLKWETSYQQDYGIDLGLFDNRISLTADYYKTITKDLLFNRPLPGVSGIASQLQNVGELENKGWELGINSKNFIGADFTWSTSFNISSNKNKVLKLADNKDLLINSTPGHFLATESQILRVGQPVGSFFGFVYDGVIQQGETVLPGNFETAPGGEKFKDVNGDGKLDSNDKTIIGNPNPNFIFGLNNDFTYKNLDLNIFFQGSEGNQILNYTLMELASGNNNATTEVLDAWTPTHTDTNVPANAARTKRVTSRFVYDASYIRLKNISLGYSLNEKIVSKMGLSKVRFFISAQNIWTITDYPGSDPEGNYLNDTNARSNTNLGLEYGSYPNVRTFTFGFNLKF, encoded by the coding sequence ATGTTTACAAACCAAAAAATTAAGTCGTTTAAATGGTGTTTCCTCGTACTCTTTTTACTGGGAATTACTATTGTGAATGCACAGGAGAGAAAAGTCACCGGAAAAGTTACTTCCAGTGAAGACTTACTCGGGCTTCCTGGTGCTAATGTATATATCAAGGGATCTTCTGTAGGAGCCACTGCCGATATGGATGGGAATTATGCTGTTTTTGTTTCAGAAAAAAATGCTGTACTTGTTTTCAACTTTATAGGATATCAGTCGGTCGAAATTCCGGTCGGAAATAAAACCGTTGTCAATATTAGTCTAAAACCCGATACCAAAAATCTGGATGAAGTAATTGTGATCGGTTATGGAACCCGCAAAAAGAGCGACATTACAGGTTCTGTATCTTCTGTAACGGCAAAAGAATTAACTGCCTATCCCTTATTAAATGCAGAACAAGCTTTACAAGGGCGTGCAGCGGGGGTTTCTGTACAATCCAATAATGGTGGTGAACCGGGCGCTCCGATAAAAATCAGAGTTCGTGGAGGTACTTCGATTAATGCCAGTGGAGACGCGCTTGTTGTGGTGGATGGTTTTGCAGGGGTTTCTATGCCTGCACCTCAGGACATCGCCTCTATTGAAGTATTAAAAGATGCCTCAGCAACTGCTATTTACGGATCAAGGGGATCTAACGGGGTTATTATTGTTACCACCAAAAAAGGAAAACCGGGAAAACCGGTTATTGAATTCAGCAATTCAACTTCCGTACAATCTGTCAATAACAAATTGGATTTATTAAATGCCGATCAGTTTGTAGCGTACCGAAAAAGTTTTACTACACATACAGCAGGACCAGCAAACACAGACTGGCAGGATGTCATTTATCGTGATGGAATGATTTCGAATAATCAATTGTCTTTTTCCGGAGGATCGGAAAAAGTAAGGTATTACGTTTCAGGAAATTATTTCAATCAAAATGGCGTTGTAATTAATTCCGGAATTGATAAATACTCCATTGTAAGCAATTTAGAAGCCGATTTAAGCGACCGATTTAAAGTAGGTTTGAATACCTTTCAAAGCAAACAAAATAAAGAAGGAATTATTTCTCAAACCGGTGCAGGCGGAACCGGAGCTGCCGGTGTAATTGCTGCTGCTTACCGTTTTATGCCGGATCAGGGCATCTACAAACCTGACGGAAGCTATACTTCTACTGCTCCTATTGGGGATGATATTGACAATCCGTATGCAACAGCGATGGAAAATGTTTTAGAAACCGTTTCTGTAGTAAGCAGAAATAATTTCTTCGCCACTTATAAAATCACACCTGACCTCGAATTTAAAACCACTTTAGGTTTATCGGATTCCAACTCTCAAACCGGAAGATTTATTCCGTCCACTTTAATTGCAGGGAAAAATATCAAAGGAGAAGCTTCTGTAAGCAACAACCGAAATTCCTCCTTCCTGACCGAAAATTATCTGACGTATAAAAAAGAGATTATCACAAAAGGAATCCTGACTGTTCTTGGAGGGTACTCCTATCAGAAAAACAAAAACGAAACTTCTTTTGCGGCCTCAAGAGGATTTTTGACCAATACCAATTCCTATCATAATTTAGGGGCCGGAACAGTCTTTTTAAAACCGGATTCTTCTTTATCAGAAACCGAGTTGATCTCCGCTTTCGGAAGGCTAAACTTTGATTACGACGATAAGTACTTACTAACGTTTACGGCCAGACGTGACGGTTCATCGAGTTTCAGTAAAAACTATAAATATGGAACTTTCCCATCGGGAGCCATTGGCTGGAACATCGCTAAAGAACAGTTCTTAAAAGACAATAAAACGATTTCTAATCTTAAACTAAGAGCCAGTTATGGTGCTACAGGAAATCCTTCTATCGGTGCTTATTCTACGCTGTCCAGATTTTCTGAGATATATGATGTGAGTGGTGACGTAATTGTAAATGCAGTTCAATTAACATCATTGGATAATCCAAACTTAAAATGGGAGACTTCCTATCAACAAGATTACGGGATCGATTTAGGTTTGTTTGATAATCGCATAAGTTTAACCGCCGATTATTATAAAACGATTACCAAAGACTTGCTGTTCAACAGACCTTTACCGGGAGTTTCAGGAATTGCTTCGCAACTTCAGAATGTTGGAGAACTAGAAAATAAAGGTTGGGAATTAGGCATTAACTCTAAAAACTTTATCGGAGCCGATTTTACCTGGTCGACCAGTTTTAATATTTCATCCAACAAAAATAAAGTATTGAAATTAGCCGATAACAAAGACCTTCTTATCAACTCGACACCGGGGCATTTCCTTGCAACGGAATCTCAGATTTTGAGAGTTGGACAGCCGGTTGGTTCCTTCTTCGGATTTGTTTATGATGGTGTGATTCAACAGGGAGAAACCGTACTTCCGGGGAATTTTGAAACCGCTCCGGGTGGAGAAAAATTCAAAGATGTAAATGGTGACGGAAAATTAGATTCGAACGACAAGACCATTATCGGAAATCCAAATCCGAACTTCATCTTCGGTTTAAACAATGATTTCACCTATAAAAATTTAGACTTAAATATTTTCTTCCAAGGTTCAGAAGGGAATCAAATTCTGAATTATACTTTAATGGAATTGGCTTCAGGCAACAATAATGCAACAACAGAAGTTTTAGACGCCTGGACTCCTACGCACACCGACACCAATGTTCCGGCCAATGCAGCGAGAACCAAAAGAGTAACGTCAAGATTTGTATACGATGCAAGTTATATCCGTTTGAAAAACATCTCACTTGGATACAGCTTAAATGAAAAAATTGTTTCGAAAATGGGGCTGAGCAAAGTCCGTTTTTTCATCAGTGCGCAAAATATCTGGACCATTACCGACTATCCGGGTTCTGATCCGGAGGGCAATTATCTGAATGATACCAATGCCAGAAGTAATACCAATTTGGGTCTGGAATATGGAAGTTACCCAAATGTGAGAACATTTACGTTCGGATTTAATTTAAAATTTTAG
- a CDS encoding two-component regulator propeller domain-containing protein: protein MKKKIALLVLVLITGNLFSQNKYRLKNISTTDGLSQSSVIAIHQDKLGQMWFGTRDGLNKYDGSKFTIFRNDISDKATISNNDILAIEEDNSGKIWVGTYNGLNCYDPVSNTFKRYLHSNTNHTISSNAVWCIKEIGNELWFGTSKGLSIFNKKTKLFTSVFHSDTDTSTLPSNNILTIIKTKKQEIWIGTTKGLCRLTSRNNGKLTFKNYPLNTTDLLNVQTIAEDAQGDLWIGTKNKALLKLDIKTRQFVSFLPNEKYKEINADIRSLAIDNQGSLWIGAYDGIYIYGKDKSLQKINNSNNSNGIDKVKSVFIDKKGSVWIGCYYKGVNIWDVSNVNFSNYNQNSKKIPMSFDVISSIITDKNKNIYFGTEGGGITIYNPNTSATSYINSSTGQSNKNDIKSMSLSPDNILWIGTFSKGLSAYNTLSKRIEDNRISSELSALVKETGVYSIKTEANGIVWIGTFGKGLIRYNSIDKTFVLVGNDNTKANFLTNNIIRTLLIDQKKRLWVGTQNGLNCISLNNFKPNHYSIQHYFFDKPSLSGDDILTLYQDSQNKIWVGTKAKGLHYFDGKRFQKINLKVGNTVITSIHSILEDGDKNLWVSTNQGILKYSTTQKTVALYDQKDGLASNEFNDNSALKLDATQFYFGSPSGATFFDAKKIVLNRYSPQVLITSLKIKNKTINPNDTPEILEKGISYTKNITLDYDKANFSISYAIPNYIRSKNNQYSYRLIGLENNWTTTKNTEAIFAIQNPGTYVFEVRGANNDGVWNSTPTTLTVTVNPAPWRSIWAFLLYGITIGLGLYGLMWIIKSKATLKQKLELEYLETKRIEENNRIKLDFFTNISHEFRTPLTLILGPLQQILADYNGTNEMYKKLLVIEGSANHLLSLINRLMDFRKLESHKVTLESANGNIVKFTKEIFLSFIEYAKDGGYQYTFESSHEEIQVYFDRYKLERVFYNLISNAFRYTPKGGVIAIKISQNAENLFIAVEDSGVGIAQEHIDKIFDLFFEIPTHNNVQKNYNKGTGIGLSIVKNIVKLHKGTINVVNKKTEGIIFTVTLPLGKEHLRPEEIIKDFRISDAIEQYTAQLVPNETTEPEDIDDYVVNAEKQTILLVEDHKVLRDFMKNLLKKEYNILVADNGKTALEKAIQYVPNLIISDVIMPEMVGTELCSKIKENLKTSHIPVILLTSRSSLVYKFEGLESGADDYISKPFNLIEFKLRIKNLLHSTERLKAKFSSEDNFVPAEITVSSIDEALLKKAFRIVEDNISNEQFDIPFFCSELGVSRTMLFLKVKAWTNFTPNEFIHEIRLKRAAQLLEQNKLNVSEVSYKVGFNNPKYFSKCFQKRYGKTPSQFADKFSKPLSVF from the coding sequence ATGAAAAAAAAAATAGCTCTTCTAGTTTTAGTCCTCATCACGGGAAATCTATTTTCTCAAAATAAATACCGTCTTAAAAATATCTCGACAACCGATGGTCTTTCGCAAAGTTCTGTCATTGCCATACATCAGGATAAATTAGGGCAAATGTGGTTTGGTACGCGGGACGGACTCAATAAATACGACGGAAGCAAGTTTACCATTTTTAGAAATGACATTTCAGACAAAGCAACAATTAGCAATAATGATATTCTGGCGATTGAAGAAGACAATTCGGGGAAAATATGGGTCGGAACTTATAATGGCCTCAACTGCTACGATCCTGTTTCTAATACTTTCAAGAGGTATTTGCACTCCAATACCAACCACACCATTAGTAGTAATGCTGTTTGGTGTATCAAAGAAATTGGCAATGAACTTTGGTTTGGAACCTCAAAAGGCTTGAGTATTTTCAATAAAAAAACCAAGCTGTTTACTTCTGTTTTCCATTCAGATACCGATACCTCAACTTTGCCAAGCAATAATATTCTGACTATTATAAAAACCAAAAAACAGGAAATCTGGATTGGCACAACAAAAGGTTTATGCCGACTTACAAGCAGAAATAACGGAAAATTAACCTTTAAAAATTATCCACTAAACACTACTGATTTACTTAATGTTCAAACCATTGCAGAAGACGCGCAAGGTGATTTATGGATCGGTACCAAAAACAAAGCGCTTTTAAAACTCGATATAAAAACGCGTCAATTTGTTTCTTTTTTACCGAATGAAAAATACAAAGAAATAAACGCAGACATTCGTTCATTAGCCATTGACAATCAAGGTTCGTTATGGATTGGCGCTTATGATGGAATCTATATTTACGGCAAAGATAAAAGTCTGCAGAAAATCAATAACAGCAATAATAGCAACGGAATTGACAAAGTAAAATCAGTTTTTATCGATAAAAAAGGTTCTGTTTGGATCGGCTGTTATTACAAAGGCGTAAACATCTGGGATGTATCTAATGTCAATTTTTCGAATTACAATCAGAATTCAAAAAAAATCCCAATGAGTTTTGATGTCATCAGTTCGATCATCACCGACAAAAACAAAAATATCTACTTTGGCACAGAAGGCGGTGGAATAACCATTTACAACCCAAATACATCGGCAACAAGTTATATCAATAGCAGCACTGGACAAAGCAATAAAAATGATATCAAATCGATGTCGCTTTCTCCCGATAATATCTTGTGGATTGGTACATTTTCTAAAGGTTTATCAGCTTACAACACCCTTTCAAAAAGAATTGAAGACAACCGCATCAGTTCGGAATTAAGCGCATTAGTAAAAGAAACCGGTGTCTATTCTATCAAAACGGAAGCCAACGGAATTGTTTGGATCGGAACTTTCGGAAAAGGTTTGATTCGATACAATTCTATTGACAAAACCTTTGTCCTTGTAGGAAACGATAACACAAAAGCCAATTTTCTAACAAACAATATTATCCGAACTCTTCTAATTGATCAAAAAAAGAGACTTTGGGTCGGAACTCAAAATGGACTTAATTGCATCTCGTTGAACAATTTCAAACCCAATCATTATTCTATACAGCATTACTTTTTTGATAAACCTTCTTTGTCGGGAGATGATATACTCACGCTATATCAGGACAGTCAGAACAAAATATGGGTGGGTACAAAAGCAAAAGGACTGCATTATTTTGATGGAAAAAGATTTCAGAAAATCAATCTAAAAGTCGGAAACACTGTCATTACTTCGATACATTCGATTTTAGAAGATGGTGACAAAAACCTATGGGTAAGCACGAATCAGGGGATTTTAAAATACAGTACCACTCAAAAAACGGTTGCTTTATATGATCAAAAAGATGGTTTGGCAAGTAATGAATTCAATGATAATTCGGCCTTAAAGCTGGACGCTACTCAATTTTATTTTGGAAGCCCGTCCGGAGCTACGTTTTTTGACGCCAAAAAAATTGTCCTGAACCGATATTCGCCACAGGTTTTAATTACAAGTCTCAAAATTAAAAATAAAACGATAAATCCAAATGACACACCGGAAATTTTAGAGAAAGGCATCAGTTACACCAAAAACATAACGCTCGATTATGACAAGGCTAATTTTTCTATCAGTTATGCCATTCCAAATTACATCCGATCAAAAAACAATCAGTACAGTTACCGCTTAATTGGTCTGGAAAACAACTGGACGACAACCAAAAATACCGAGGCCATATTTGCCATTCAAAACCCGGGAACTTATGTTTTTGAAGTAAGAGGTGCCAACAATGACGGGGTCTGGAACAGCACTCCCACTACACTTACCGTCACTGTAAATCCTGCGCCTTGGCGAAGTATTTGGGCTTTTTTATTGTATGGAATAACAATTGGACTTGGATTATATGGATTGATGTGGATTATTAAATCAAAAGCCACATTAAAACAAAAACTGGAATTAGAATATCTGGAAACCAAACGCATTGAAGAAAACAATCGTATCAAATTGGATTTCTTTACGAACATTTCGCACGAATTCAGAACACCGCTGACCTTGATTCTTGGCCCCTTGCAACAAATATTGGCGGACTATAACGGAACCAACGAAATGTACAAAAAACTGTTGGTTATAGAAGGAAGTGCCAATCATCTTTTGAGTCTGATTAACCGATTAATGGATTTCAGAAAACTAGAAAGCCATAAGGTCACCTTGGAATCTGCCAATGGAAATATTGTAAAATTTACTAAAGAAATCTTTCTGTCTTTTATAGAATATGCCAAAGATGGCGGCTACCAGTACACTTTCGAATCTTCACATGAGGAAATTCAGGTGTATTTTGATCGCTACAAATTAGAGCGTGTTTTCTATAACCTGATTTCAAATGCCTTTAGATATACGCCAAAAGGAGGTGTTATTGCAATCAAAATAAGTCAGAACGCAGAAAACTTATTCATTGCGGTAGAAGATTCGGGGGTTGGAATTGCTCAGGAGCATATTGATAAAATTTTTGATTTATTTTTTGAAATTCCAACCCACAACAACGTTCAGAAAAATTACAATAAAGGCACCGGAATTGGGTTGTCGATTGTAAAAAACATTGTAAAACTTCATAAAGGAACCATAAATGTCGTCAACAAAAAAACGGAAGGTATCATTTTTACGGTCACACTTCCATTAGGGAAAGAACATCTTCGACCAGAAGAAATCATTAAGGATTTTAGAATCAGCGATGCTATTGAACAGTATACAGCACAACTAGTTCCTAATGAAACAACAGAACCGGAAGACATTGACGATTATGTAGTGAATGCCGAAAAACAAACGATACTACTTGTGGAAGACCATAAAGTACTGAGAGACTTCATGAAAAATCTGCTTAAAAAAGAGTATAACATTCTGGTTGCCGACAACGGAAAAACGGCCTTAGAAAAAGCCATTCAATATGTGCCTAATTTAATTATCAGTGATGTAATTATGCCTGAAATGGTCGGTACCGAGCTTTGTTCCAAAATAAAGGAAAACCTGAAAACCAGTCATATTCCTGTAATATTACTGACTTCACGATCCTCTTTGGTTTACAAATTTGAAGGATTGGAAAGTGGCGCTGATGATTATATCAGTAAACCTTTTAATTTAATTGAATTTAAACTCCGTATTAAAAATCTCCTCCATTCAACGGAACGATTAAAAGCAAAATTCTCAAGCGAAGACAATTTTGTTCCGGCAGAAATAACGGTATCTTCCATAGACGAAGCACTATTAAAAAAAGCCTTCCGTATTGTAGAGGACAATATCTCCAACGAGCAATTTGACATTCCTTTTTTCTGCTCCGAACTAGGAGTAAGTCGCACGATGTTATTTCTAAAAGTAAAAGCTTGGACGAACTTCACGCCAAATGAATTCATTCATGAAATAAGATTAAAACGAGCCGCCCAATTGTTGGAGCAAAACAAACTAAACGTTTCTGAAGTCAGTTATAAGGTAGGTTTTAACAACCCCAAATACTTTAGCAAATGTTTTCAAAAAAGATATGGAAAAACTCCGTCACAATTTGCTGACAAATTTTCTAAACCGTTGTCCGTATTTTAA